A genomic window from Salvia miltiorrhiza cultivar Shanhuang (shh) chromosome 5, IMPLAD_Smil_shh, whole genome shotgun sequence includes:
- the LOC131025845 gene encoding uncharacterized protein LOC131025845, translating into MNVLVWNVRGISNESKRVLTEHCRTFAPVIVGIIEPKSDFHKTSTRFWRSLNLVPCFQNSRVNMRSNIWVFSHPSMVTYIIFSSGQVIIMNCIWSSHSFKVAVVHGDNDYTNRRQLWIDLLTHLTGNAIMMGDFNAVKGAHERSSDCLPNATACTEFSDFIDASGFIEAPSIGLRFTWSGRRFMPSHVESILDRALFSEDFAALWQNIYSQILPRNTSDHSPLILHCSIDAPRRNKFFRFLDMWTLHPDFLQTVENSWELEMDIACPIYKVMAKLKRLRQELRNWNKSTFGNVDTMLMNTQQELLDIQMQIASDGYTEYLFDKEVAAQARINTALCRKNSLLQQKSRISWLKDGDRNTNFFHAMLKYRKKPHIISHLEVNGEQVFDQTQIGNHIVDYFSTLFNADHHGLEDIVAVEAVIDNSVSDLQNNLLVRLPDEEKITAAVFAMDSNSSPGPDGFSGKFYQSCWQIIKSDIWEAVQTFFRHSYLPQGCNSNTLVLIPKKDVVCSVADLRPIVLSNFLFKIVSKLHGYFACSRGVRQGDPLSPILFGIAEDVLSTLFSNCVNSGHLVPMSWSRRKSFTTHLLYADDILVFCKATINNAHTLWKILDFYGSVSGQIVSQEKSHIFFTDKVPSSTKRSIEGILRFEPGRFPFNYLGVPIFQGRARASHLRAIHDKILNKFARWKGLHLSMAGRLCLIQSVIQSSLTHSMMIYKWPHSLLDDLDTCCRNFLWTGNIKKTASCPVSWARVCAPKHEGGLGLRSFKLLNKCFLMKRAWKLIQGRDFGFDIIRDRYLDRFCGKKEWIAPSSIWLGLKGEIDDLVGNTYTHIGDGLTTSFWHDEWLGYSLASRCNIPPFMAPFCQQSVADYFHNGVWHFTQAFINNFPEVVCDILLLPLGEEKDVRFWKPSLHGNVTAALAFKNHCSRFPSVSWGTWLWENFIPVRRSLVCWRVLHNRMPTCDRLIRQGMSTPNFCPIYYEAAETLDHLFWSYNRVRDVWISFLDWFHYQQGLDAIGIHNFLAEAWNYKLSSLTTSFWKAGIITLLWAVWMQRNRCIHDNQRFEASRILHTIKVAFNDMDNNFQKLGHMDNNWKDYLILRHIGVRSRPSPPPDFVNIYWSTPSPPWIKVNTDGSAAGAPGLIAAGGVFHDNWNVVRGFFHYKGGVGFAFEAELLAIISAIQIAHARGWLDLWIEVDSIYVVNLLQKRSSDVPWRFAAAWKSILKCLSSFRLKVTHIFREGNAAADIMANQHRVEGWWPHEIDEISIAVRKDMASHNHVRIVR; encoded by the exons ATGAATGTTCTCGTCTGGAACGTCCGGGGCATTTCGAACGAATCCAAGCGAGTTTTAACGGAGCATTGTCGTACTTTTGCTCCGGtgattgttgggattattgagCCCAAGTCGGATTTTCATAAAACCAGCACACGGTTTTGGAGAAGTCTTAATCTTGTgccttgttttcaaaattctCGTGTTAACATGCGATCTAACATTTGGGTTTTTTCGCATCCTTCCATGGTTACATATATCATTTTTTCCTCTGGCCAGGTGATTATCATGAACTGCATTTGGTCCAGCCATAGCTTCAAAGTGGCGGTTGTCCATGGCGATAATGACTACACAAACAGACGTCAGTTATGGATCGATCTTCTTACTCACTTGACGGGTAATGCCATCATGATGGGTGATTTTAATGCGGTCAAGGGAGCTcatgaaagaagtagtgactgCCTCCCTAACGCTACTGCTTGTACGGAGTTTTCTGATTTCATTGATGCTAGTGGCTTCATCGAGGCGCCTTCGATTGGCCTTCGTTTTACGTGGTCTGGCCGTCGTTTTATGCCAAGTCATGTGGAATCCATTTTGGACAGGGCTCTTTTTTCTGAGGATTTTGCGGCGCTTTGGCAGAACATTTATTCCCAGATCCTTCCTAGAAATACGTCGGATCATTCCCCGTTGATTCTTCATTGTAGCATTGACGCTCCGAGGAGGAATAAATTTTTTAGATTTCTGGATATGTGGACTCTTCACCCCGACTTCTTGCAAACTGTCGAAAACTCTTGGGAGTTAGAGATGGATATTGCTTGTCCAATTTACAAAGTCATGGCGAAACTCAAAAGATTGAGGCAGGAGCTCAGGAACTGGAACAAAAGCACCTTTGGTAATGTAGACACCATGCTTATGAACACGCAGCAGGAGCTTTTAGATATACAAATGCAGATTGCCTCGGATGGCTATACGGAGTATCTTTTTGATAAGGAGGTTGCTGCGCAAGCAAGGATTAATACCGCCCTTTGCCGTAAAAACTCTCTTCTACAGCAGAAGAGTCGTATTTCGTGGCTGAAGGATGGGGATAGGAATACTAATTTCTTCCATGCCATGCTTAAGTACAGGAAAAAGCCTCACATTATTTCTCACCTCGAAGTTAATGGTGAACAGGTGTTTGATCAAACTCAGATTGGCAATCATATTGTCGATTATTTCTCTACCCTGTTCAATGCTGATCATCATGGTCTGGAAGACATTGTGGCGGTTGAAGCGGTCATCGACAACTCTGTTTCCGACCTTCAAAACAATCTTTTGGTTCGCTTGCCGGATGAAGAGAAAATCACTGCGGCGGTCTTTGCTATGGATTCGAATAGTTCTCCGGGCCCTGACGGATTTTCTGGAAAATTTTACCAAAGTTGCTGGCAAATTATCAAGAGTGATATTTGGGAGGCGGTCCAGACTTTCTTTCGGCATAGTTATTTGCCCCAAGGTTGTAACTCGAATACTCTTGTTCTGATCCCGAAGAAGGATGTGGTGTGTTCGGTTGCAGATCTCAGGCCTATTGTTTTATCCAACTTCCTCTTCAAGATTGTCTCCAAG CTTCATGGCTACTTCGCCTGCTCTCGTGGTGTTCGGCAAGGGGATCCCCTCTCGCCTATTTTATTCGGCATTGCGGAAGACGTGTTGAGTACTCTTTTCAGCAATTGTGTGAATTCTGGCCATTTGGTGCCGATGTCTTGGAGCAGAAGGAAGAGTTTCACCACTCACCTTCTTTATGCTGACGATATTCTGGTCTTTTGCAAGGCTACCATTAACAATGCTCACACTCTTTggaaaattttggatttttatgGCTCTGTTTCGGGTCAGATTGTGAGTCAAGAaaaatctcatattttctttacGGACAAGGTCCCGTCTTCTACTAAGAGGTCGATTGAGGGCATCCTCAGGTTTGAGCCTGGTAGATTTCCCTTCAATTATCTTGGTGTTCCCATTTTTCAGGGGCGGGCGCGGGCTTCTCATCTCCGTGCCATACATGATAAAATTCTGAATAAGTTTGCACGTTGGAAGGGGCTTCATCTCTCAATGGCGGGTAGGCTATGCTTGATTCAATCGGTTATTCAGAGCTCACTCACACACTCTATGATGATATACAAGTGGCCTCATTCCCTGCTCGATGATCTTGATACCTGTTGTCGCAATTTCCTTTGGACAGGAAACATTAAAAAAACGGCCTCTTGTCCGGTTAGCTGGGCCCGGGTTTGTGCTCCGAAGCATGAAGGTGGCCTCGGTCTTCGTTCCTTCAAGTTGCTTAATAAGTGTTTTTTGATGAAAAGGGCGTGGAAGTTAATTCAGGGGCGGGATTTTGGCTTCGACATTATTCGGGATCGCTATCTTGATCGCTTTTGTGGTAAAAAAGAGTGGATTGCTCCTTCTTCGATCTGGTTGGGTTTAAAAGGGGAAATTGACGACCTCGTTGGTAATACTTACACCCATATAGGGGATGGCTTGACTACATCTTTCTGGCATGACGAATGGCTCGGCTACAGCCTTGCTAGCAGATGTAATATTCCTCCGTTTATGGCCCCGTTTTGTCAACAGTCGGTGGCGGACTATTTCCATAATGGCGTGTGGCACTTTACGCAGGCCTTTATTAACAATTTTCCAGAAGTGGTTTGTGACATTTTGTTGCTTCCTTTGGGGGAGGAGAAAGATGTACGTTTCTGGAAGCCTTCTTTGCATGGAAACGTCACGGCGGCTCTGGCCTTTAAGAATCATTGCAGCCGTTTTCCCAGCGTCTCTTGGGGGACTTGGCTTTGGGAAAATTTCATCCCGGTTAGAAGGTCGTTGGTTTGTTGGAGAGTGTTACACAACCGTATGCCTACCTGCGATCGTCTTATTCGGCAGGGCATGAGTACGCCTAATTTTTGTCCGATCTATTATGAAGCGGCTGAAACTCTTGATCACCTTTTCTGGAGCTATAACCGGGTAAGAGATGTCTGGATTTCGTTTTTGGATTGGTTCCATTATCAACAAGGGTTGGATGCGATTGGTATTCACAATTTTTTGGCTGAAGCTTGGAATTATAAGCTTAGCTCCCTTACTACAAGCTTCTGGAAAGCTGGGATCATCACGCTCTTGTGGGCGGTTTGGATGCAACGGAACAGATGTATTCATGATAATCAGCGTTTTGAAGCTTCCCGTATTCTTCACACGATTAAGGTGGCTTTTAATGACAtggataataattttcagaagcTTGGCCATATGGATAACAACTGGAAAGACTACCTCATTCTTCGACATATTGGCGTTAGATCGAGGCCTTCTCCTCCCCCggattttgtaaatatttactGGTCGACGCCTTCCCCGCCTTGGATTAAAGTAAATACTGACGGATCGGCGGCTGGAGCGCCGGGTCTCATTGCTGCGGGGGGTGTCTTCCATGACAATTGGAATGTGGTTCGTGGGTTCTTTCACTATAAGGGTGGAGTTGGGTTCGCTTTTGAAGCTGAACTCCTGGCAATCATTAGTGCAATTCAAATCGCCCATGCTCGTGGCTGGCTTGATCTGTGGATCGAGGTTGACTCCATTTATGTGGTTAACCTGCTGCAGAAACGCTCGTCTGATGTTCCTTGGAGGTTTGCAGCGGCATGGAAATCTATCCTCAAGTGTTTGTCATCTTTCAGGCTTAAGGTGACGCACATTTTTCGTGAAGGGAATGCGGCTGCTGATATTATGGCAAATCAACACCGTGTGGAGGGGTGGTGGCCACATGAAATTGATGAGATTTCTATTGCGGTGCGTAAAGATATGGCTTCCCATAACCATGTTCGTATTGTGAGGTAA